The proteins below come from a single Faecalibaculum rodentium genomic window:
- a CDS encoding peptide ABC transporter substrate-binding protein, giving the protein MKKYFAVPAVMTLALGLTACSSGSGNTGAKDGEKPAQVLNLSKENDVITMDSTLATDGMSFEVINMCIEGLETTNENADIVPALAESYDVSDDDLTYTFHLRDAKWSNGDPVTAADFEYAWKDAATDPTCDYAYIFGSDGACIKGADEAMGDPAKKDEIAVKAVDDKTLEVTLSRKTPYFVSLTTFPPFYPVNEKFAEEQGDQYGLSPDNLLYCGPFKLDEWVKGNSLKLSKNADYWGADDVALEEININIVPEPSSAALAYENGTTDYARLNSSLVDKYKDNEAYKSVLGSFLWYLQYNFENGDLQNENLRKALTYAVDKENLTQNVLKDGSIPAEGFVTVKLANGPDGKDYRETAEGYFTETGEDSEKLAQEYWEKAKKELGKDEINLRFLFEPSDPAKSAAEFIQSELSKLEGLNIEMVSQEKNVRLKTQQNGDFDVVLTRWGPDYADPTTYLNVLLPGGSFNFGKYPNEEYTEKLKEAADADTDEERWQLLKDAEKIAMDDVAVGPVFQTGASDLLNPKVKHLVDNPVGVPFVYKYVTIEE; this is encoded by the coding sequence ATGAAAAAGTATTTTGCTGTGCCTGCTGTCATGACCCTGGCTCTGGGTCTGACAGCCTGTTCCTCCGGTTCCGGAAACACCGGTGCCAAAGACGGAGAGAAACCTGCCCAGGTGCTGAATCTGTCCAAGGAGAACGATGTCATCACCATGGATTCCACGCTTGCCACAGATGGCATGTCCTTCGAAGTCATCAACATGTGCATCGAAGGCCTGGAAACCACCAATGAGAACGCCGATATTGTACCCGCCCTGGCGGAATCCTACGATGTATCGGACGACGACCTGACTTATACCTTCCATCTGCGGGATGCGAAGTGGTCCAACGGCGATCCTGTGACAGCGGCTGATTTCGAATATGCCTGGAAAGACGCGGCTACAGATCCCACCTGTGACTACGCCTATATCTTTGGCAGTGACGGAGCCTGCATCAAGGGTGCCGACGAAGCCATGGGCGATCCGGCCAAAAAAGATGAAATCGCAGTCAAGGCAGTGGATGACAAGACCCTGGAGGTCACACTGTCCCGGAAAACTCCGTATTTTGTGTCTCTGACCACATTCCCGCCGTTCTATCCCGTAAACGAAAAATTCGCGGAGGAACAGGGAGACCAGTACGGCCTGTCTCCCGACAACCTGCTCTACTGCGGTCCCTTCAAGCTGGATGAATGGGTCAAGGGCAATTCACTGAAACTGAGCAAAAATGCAGATTACTGGGGTGCAGATGATGTAGCCCTGGAGGAAATCAACATCAACATCGTGCCGGAGCCTTCGTCGGCAGCACTGGCCTATGAAAACGGAACGACGGACTATGCCCGCCTGAATTCATCCCTGGTGGACAAGTACAAGGACAACGAAGCCTACAAGTCCGTGCTGGGCAGTTTCCTGTGGTATCTGCAGTACAATTTTGAAAACGGGGACCTGCAGAACGAGAATCTGCGCAAGGCCCTGACTTATGCCGTGGACAAGGAGAACCTGACGCAGAATGTCCTGAAGGACGGATCCATTCCGGCAGAAGGCTTTGTCACCGTAAAACTGGCGAATGGACCGGATGGCAAGGACTACCGCGAAACAGCAGAAGGCTATTTCACGGAAACCGGCGAAGACAGCGAAAAGCTTGCCCAGGAGTACTGGGAAAAGGCAAAAAAGGAACTGGGCAAGGATGAAATCAATCTGCGGTTCCTGTTTGAACCCTCGGATCCTGCCAAGTCGGCAGCAGAATTTATCCAGTCGGAACTCTCCAAGCTGGAGGGCCTGAACATTGAAATGGTGTCCCAGGAAAAGAACGTCCGTCTGAAAACCCAGCAGAACGGAGACTTCGATGTGGTGCTGACCCGCTGGGGACCGGACTATGCCGATCCGACAACGTATCTGAACGTGCTTCTGCCGGGCGGATCCTTCAACTTCGGCAAATATCCCAACGAAGAGTACACCGAGAAACTGAAGGAAGCGGCAGATGCCGATACCGATGAAGAGCGCTGGCAGCTGCTGAAGGATGCTGAAAAGATCGCCATGGACGATGTGGCAGTGGGACCGGTGTTCCAGACCGGAGCATCCGACCTGCTGAACCCGAAGGTGAAGCACCTGGTGGACAACCCTGTGGGTGTGCCCTTTGTCTACAAGTATGTGACCATCGAGGAATAA
- a CDS encoding amidohydrolase produces MKTVITNTLDGSDILVDGDRIAALGTPAMIRSMAGPDARILDVQKSMALPGFNDSHMHLRMTGQMLTGCRLDTAGSITEIQSILRSCHEPFVHGMGWDQENLLEKRMPERRDLDAVNPDIPIVCERYCTHILTANTAAMKLAGVWREDGIFQEAACEPLLEALDSQAARHIQAGVDHCLARGLTTVQIADLKTGNWRKLLPLYRDASQRIRIHHQVNITDPKEMEDFLREARLYETDTHTFGPFKGFADGSLGGRTAWLGREYADEPGNFGEPCMTEEEMETFVEACDRLNRPVIFHAIGDAAIRQVLAVYRRHPGMKQGILHLQITDEAILQDLERLQTDCMVQPVFWRSDRNIVEQRVGTRMARTSYAFGWMASHARVSLGTDCPIEDCDPLENIRWAVSMPGGLSEKQALTAYTEGSAWAMGRSRDLGKLAPGYLADIVFVRDGTVTGVMVNGQMTE; encoded by the coding sequence ATGAAGACAGTCATTACCAATACATTGGACGGCAGTGACATCCTGGTGGATGGAGACCGCATTGCTGCACTGGGAACACCGGCCATGATCCGGTCCATGGCAGGACCGGATGCCAGGATTCTGGATGTGCAAAAGTCCATGGCACTGCCGGGGTTCAACGATTCTCACATGCATCTGCGCATGACAGGGCAGATGCTCACCGGATGCCGTCTGGACACAGCCGGGTCCATTACGGAAATCCAGTCGATTCTGCGCAGCTGTCATGAACCCTTTGTTCATGGTATGGGCTGGGATCAGGAAAACCTGCTGGAAAAGCGCATGCCGGAGCGCCGGGATCTTGATGCAGTGAATCCGGATATCCCCATTGTCTGCGAGAGATACTGCACACACATCCTCACAGCCAACACAGCCGCCATGAAACTGGCAGGCGTATGGCGGGAGGACGGGATTTTTCAGGAAGCTGCCTGCGAACCGCTGCTGGAAGCGCTGGACTCACAGGCAGCCAGACACATCCAGGCGGGGGTGGATCACTGCCTGGCCCGTGGATTGACCACGGTCCAGATCGCAGACCTCAAAACCGGCAACTGGAGAAAGCTGCTTCCCCTGTACAGGGACGCGTCGCAGCGCATCCGGATCCATCACCAGGTCAATATCACCGATCCAAAGGAAATGGAAGACTTCCTGCGGGAAGCGAGGCTGTATGAAACAGATACCCATACCTTCGGTCCGTTCAAGGGCTTTGCAGACGGGTCGCTGGGAGGGAGGACAGCATGGCTGGGCAGGGAGTATGCCGATGAACCGGGGAACTTCGGGGAGCCCTGCATGACAGAAGAGGAGATGGAAACGTTCGTGGAAGCCTGCGACAGGCTGAATCGTCCGGTGATTTTTCATGCCATCGGAGATGCTGCGATCCGTCAGGTGCTTGCCGTCTACAGGCGGCATCCGGGCATGAAGCAGGGGATCCTGCATCTGCAGATCACGGATGAAGCCATTCTGCAGGATCTGGAGCGACTGCAGACAGACTGCATGGTCCAGCCTGTTTTCTGGCGGAGCGACCGGAATATCGTCGAACAGCGGGTGGGAACACGGATGGCGCGGACCAGCTATGCCTTTGGCTGGATGGCATCCCATGCCAGGGTGAGTCTCGGAACAGATTGCCCGATCGAAGACTGCGATCCTCTGGAGAATATTCGCTGGGCGGTGTCCATGCCCGGCGGACTGTCAGAAAAACAGGCGCTGACAGCTTATACAGAAGGAAGCGCCTGGGCGATGGGCCGAAGCCGGGATTTGGGGAAACTGGCACCAGGGTATCTCGCAGACATTGTCTTTGTCCGGGATGGAACGGTGACAGGTGTCATGGTGAACGGGCAGATGACAGAGTAA